One window of the Wolbachia endosymbiont of Ctenocephalides felis wCfeJ genome contains the following:
- a CDS encoding AAA family ATPase, translating into MISKNLEASLNRALLIASNFNLKYAKVEHLLLALIKDVDVNYVLSRCNIRTDEIINIDNILSRCNVKINGHNIKGFLQDNSELTIDGIKPDSLFQCIIHRAIIRAHSLGRKEVNGANVLVEILSEQDLYIEDLLQKQNAKDSNLIYHISNMKLSSDMDEYTTNRRVKLDKNNDVSTAVNKGELLKDEEILQSYCKNLNDYARSKKIDYVIGRDYELDRTIEILLRRRKNNPLYVGDPGVGKTTIVEGLVLKIIEGSVPSALRSSIIYALDLGSLLAGTRYRGDFEERIKSIIKAIETKPGAILFIDEIHTIIGAGSTSGSFLDAGNLLKPALARGTLRCIGATTYREYSNSFEKDKALARRFQKINVKESSVNETIKILSGIKHYYEGYHGVYYTKHAIKSAAELSHKYITGRILPDKAVDVIDEAGAYCKLQKNRRKVVNSRDIRNTITRITNVPCGSEFDDIQKIKSLKENLEKVIFGQGQAIESLVNSIKIAKSGLRDYNKPLANYLFAGPTGVGKTELAKQLAKSMGMNLVRFDMSEYKESHTISRMIGSPPGYVGYDQGGLLTEVVSNNQYSIVLLDEIEKAHSDIYNILLQIMDYGCVTDTYGRKVNFSNVILIMTTNAGAFERSKSSIGFGHKDFNIGDSEKAMEQVFSPEFRNRLDAVISFADLNADVTLYIVDKFVQELKEQLMQKGIRCSVENEAKSYLAQTGYNKEMGARPIERLIEKEIKSCLAEEILNRRLIKGKKLRIYMSKQENKIAFDIT; encoded by the coding sequence ATGATTTCTAAAAATTTAGAGGCAAGTTTGAATAGGGCGCTACTGATTGCCTCTAATTTTAATCTTAAATACGCAAAAGTAGAACATTTATTGCTGGCGTTAATTAAAGACGTGGATGTAAATTATGTTCTGTCAAGATGTAATATTAGAACTGATGAAATCATCAATATAGACAATATTCTATCAAGATGTAATGTTAAAATTAATGGTCATAACATCAAAGGTTTTTTACAAGATAATTCTGAATTAACCATCGATGGAATTAAGCCTGACTCGCTATTTCAATGTATAATACATAGAGCCATAATACGGGCTCATAGCTTGGGAAGAAAAGAAGTAAATGGAGCAAATGTTCTAGTTGAAATTTTGTCTGAGCAAGACTTATACATTGAAGACCTACTGCAGAAACAAAATGCAAAGGATTCTAATTTAATTTACCACATATCCAATATGAAACTCTCAAGCGATATGGATGAGTACACTACTAATCGTAGAGTAAAGCTTGATAAAAATAATGACGTCTCTACTGCAGTAAATAAAGGTGAGTTGCTAAAGGATGAGGAAATTCTACAAAGTTATTGTAAAAATTTAAATGATTATGCGAGAAGTAAAAAGATAGATTATGTTATTGGTCGCGACTATGAATTAGATCGTACTATAGAAATTTTATTAAGACGTAGAAAAAACAATCCTCTATATGTTGGAGATCCTGGTGTTGGCAAAACAACAATAGTTGAAGGTCTAGTGTTGAAAATCATTGAAGGCAGTGTTCCAAGTGCACTGAGGTCTAGCATAATTTATGCTCTGGACTTAGGATCACTCCTCGCAGGAACACGCTATAGAGGTGATTTTGAAGAGAGAATAAAATCTATAATAAAGGCAATTGAGACAAAACCTGGTGCTATCCTTTTTATCGATGAAATACATACTATCATTGGTGCAGGTTCAACGAGTGGTAGCTTCCTTGATGCTGGCAATCTACTCAAACCTGCACTTGCAAGGGGTACATTGCGTTGTATAGGTGCAACTACATACAGAGAATATAGCAATAGCTTTGAAAAGGACAAGGCATTAGCAAGAAGGTTTCAAAAAATTAATGTGAAAGAATCTTCTGTTAATGAGACAATAAAAATACTGAGCGGTATAAAGCACTACTACGAAGGGTACCATGGAGTATATTATACAAAACACGCTATTAAGTCTGCAGCCGAACTGTCACATAAATATATTACCGGGCGGATATTACCCGATAAAGCGGTTGATGTTATAGATGAAGCAGGGGCTTACTGTAAGCTACAAAAAAACAGACGAAAAGTTGTGAATAGTAGAGACATTAGGAACACTATTACTAGGATTACAAACGTACCTTGTGGATCTGAATTTGACGACATACAAAAAATCAAATCTTTAAAAGAAAATCTCGAGAAGGTAATTTTTGGTCAAGGGCAAGCGATAGAATCTCTTGTTAATTCTATTAAAATTGCTAAATCTGGTCTAAGAGATTATAATAAACCCTTAGCAAATTATCTTTTTGCAGGGCCAACTGGCGTAGGAAAAACTGAACTTGCAAAACAGCTAGCAAAAAGTATGGGTATGAATCTTGTACGCTTTGACATGTCTGAATATAAAGAATCTCATACAATATCTAGAATGATTGGTTCCCCTCCTGGATATGTAGGTTATGACCAAGGTGGATTGCTTACAGAAGTCGTATCTAATAATCAATATAGTATCGTGCTTCTTGATGAGATCGAGAAAGCCCATAGTGATATTTACAATATATTGCTACAAATCATGGATTATGGTTGTGTTACAGACACTTATGGACGTAAAGTTAATTTTTCCAATGTAATTTTAATTATGACAACCAATGCTGGAGCATTTGAACGTAGTAAAAGCTCGATTGGCTTTGGACACAAAGATTTTAACATTGGTGATAGCGAAAAAGCGATGGAGCAGGTTTTTAGTCCTGAATTTCGTAATCGTCTTGATGCAGTGATTTCTTTTGCTGACTTAAATGCAGATGTGACTCTGTACATTGTAGATAAATTCGTTCAGGAACTGAAAGAACAACTCATGCAAAAAGGCATACGTTGCTCAGTAGAAAATGAAGCAAAATCTTACCTTGCACAGACTGGTTACAATAAGGAAATGGGAGCACGCCCGATAGAGAGGCTGATTGAAAAAGAAATAAAAAGTTGCTTAGCTGAAGAAATACTGAATCGCCGATTAATTAAGGGAAAAAAATTAAGGATTTATATGAGCAAACAAGAAAATAAAATTGCTTTTGATATAACTTAA
- a CDS encoding NAD(P)H-dependent flavin oxidoreductase yields the protein MLSSLWKKGTNFLGSEFAIMGGAMSWVSERNLVSAISNAGGFGVIACGAMFPDLLKKEIIETQKLTSKPFGVNLITMHPSLGELIDVCIETKVSHIVLAGGLPTKPSIEKIKNAGVKVMCFAPSLSLAKRLVKMGVDALIIEGMEAGGHIGPVSTSVLAQEILPHLKNEQTPVFVAGGIGRGEMMVNYLKMGASGCQIGTLFVCTNESIAHKNFKEVFIKSAARNAVSSVQISADFPVIPVRAIANKASDDFMTHQREVIGKYQKGQISKEDGQLEIEKFWAGALRRAVIEGDVETGSLMAGQSVGMVDKEKPVKDVIDMLIQQANNYIENKPTQT from the coding sequence ATGTTGAGTAGCCTATGGAAAAAAGGAACGAATTTTCTTGGTAGTGAGTTTGCAATAATGGGTGGTGCTATGAGCTGGGTTTCAGAGAGAAACTTAGTTTCGGCAATCTCAAATGCTGGTGGTTTTGGTGTAATTGCATGTGGTGCAATGTTTCCAGACCTATTGAAAAAAGAAATCATAGAGACACAGAAATTAACTAGTAAGCCTTTCGGCGTAAACCTAATCACTATGCACCCAAGCTTGGGTGAGTTGATAGATGTGTGTATTGAAACGAAAGTAAGCCATATAGTACTTGCCGGTGGGCTACCAACAAAACCTAGTATAGAGAAAATCAAGAATGCTGGCGTTAAGGTAATGTGTTTTGCACCATCACTGAGTCTTGCAAAAAGACTAGTAAAAATGGGAGTGGATGCATTAATAATAGAAGGGATGGAAGCAGGTGGGCATATAGGTCCTGTTAGCACTTCTGTTCTTGCACAAGAGATATTGCCTCACCTCAAAAATGAACAAACACCGGTGTTTGTCGCAGGAGGAATAGGAAGAGGTGAAATGATGGTTAATTACCTTAAAATGGGGGCAAGTGGTTGCCAAATAGGTACATTATTCGTCTGTACAAACGAGTCTATTGCTCATAAAAATTTTAAGGAGGTGTTTATAAAATCAGCTGCACGTAATGCGGTATCTTCTGTACAGATAAGTGCTGATTTTCCTGTAATTCCAGTAAGAGCTATAGCCAACAAAGCGAGTGATGATTTTATGACGCATCAAAGAGAAGTTATTGGTAAATACCAAAAGGGGCAGATCTCAAAAGAAGATGGGCAGCTTGAAATAGAAAAGTTCTGGGCTGGAGCCTTAAGAAGAGCAGTAATTGAAGGAGATGTTGAAACTGGGTCTTTAATGGCCGGTCAGAGTGTTGGTATGGTTGATAAAGAAAAACCTGTAAAAGACGTAATAGATATGTTAATTCAACAGGCAAACAATTATATTGAAAACAAACCCACACAAACTTAA
- a CDS encoding cytochrome b, whose amino-acid sequence MESNKYSLGLRIIHWVMAVFIIGMLCSGFYMKSLPMSSEIKFNIYAIHKAFGVTILGLIIVRIFFRVFTYVPSLPATLSRFEINASKTVHFGLYALMILMPLSGYIMSSASGREIKYLFHIPLLISRNKEVANIANGTHSMLAYFMVFFIVLHILAALKHTFIDKQNIFKRII is encoded by the coding sequence ATGGAAAGCAATAAATACAGTTTAGGTTTAAGGATTATCCATTGGGTGATGGCTGTTTTTATTATTGGTATGCTTTGCTCTGGTTTTTATATGAAAAGCCTACCAATGAGTAGTGAAATTAAATTTAACATATACGCCATTCATAAAGCTTTCGGGGTCACTATTCTTGGACTAATCATAGTGCGCATATTTTTTCGTGTCTTTACTTATGTTCCATCACTTCCAGCAACTCTCTCCCGATTTGAAATCAATGCAAGCAAAACAGTGCACTTTGGTTTATATGCTTTAATGATATTAATGCCGTTATCTGGTTATATAATGTCTTCCGCTTCTGGTAGAGAGATCAAGTATCTTTTTCATATTCCTTTGTTAATCAGTAGAAACAAAGAGGTAGCTAATATAGCTAATGGGACACATTCAATGCTTGCATACTTTATGGTATTCTTTATAGTCTTACATATACTTGCTGCTTTAAAACACACATTTATAGATAAACAAAACATTTTTAAACGCATAATATAA
- a CDS encoding M16 family metallopeptidase: protein MNIPQVTKLDNGLRIITEQVRDVDSVALNMRIGVGSRAESANQNGISHFLEHMAFKGTKTRTAFEIAKAFDDIGGIFNASTGRESTSYYAKVLKKDIKTGIDILIDILINSTFPEDELEREKGVVTQEIFQTNDSPSDIIFDKYFEAAYKDQPFGRSILGTQETVKSFTREDLNNYIDEHYFGENTIFSVAGNVDHEEVVHLTKDFLSKIHSKELKRKHNANYTGGEYLEHRKLDQVHLLIGLPSVSRYDDKYHTFQVLDSILGSGMSSRLFQEVREKQGLVYSVYSFNSSYTDTGILSIFAGTDSSNLDKLLKSITMELKKLSTDDLKEEEVNRVKERVKSQILMSRESVSSRAEALGRYYGNHNRYISKNELIEKTSAVTTTDVRKAAEELLSQHEKTTLAVIGEIKSLPSYDKVISMLRA, encoded by the coding sequence ATGAATATACCACAGGTAACAAAACTAGATAATGGTCTGCGCATAATAACTGAGCAAGTACGTGATGTTGATTCCGTAGCTTTAAATATGCGGATCGGTGTTGGCAGTAGAGCAGAAAGTGCAAACCAAAATGGTATATCCCATTTTCTAGAGCACATGGCTTTTAAAGGGACGAAGACGAGGACTGCATTTGAAATTGCAAAGGCTTTTGATGACATAGGTGGGATTTTCAACGCTAGTACTGGTAGGGAAAGCACCAGTTACTATGCGAAAGTCCTTAAAAAAGACATAAAAACTGGTATTGATATATTAATAGATATATTGATAAATTCGACGTTTCCAGAAGATGAATTGGAACGTGAAAAGGGTGTTGTAACACAAGAGATTTTTCAAACTAACGATTCGCCAAGTGACATTATTTTTGACAAATATTTTGAAGCCGCTTATAAGGATCAACCATTTGGCAGGTCAATTTTAGGCACACAAGAAACCGTAAAATCATTTACTCGAGAAGATCTAAACAACTATATAGATGAGCATTATTTTGGCGAGAATACGATATTTTCTGTTGCAGGGAACGTTGATCATGAAGAAGTTGTTCACTTAACTAAAGATTTTCTCTCAAAGATTCATTCGAAAGAGCTAAAGAGAAAACACAATGCAAATTACACAGGTGGTGAATATCTGGAGCATCGTAAATTAGATCAAGTACACTTGCTAATTGGGTTGCCTAGTGTCTCTCGCTATGACGATAAATATCACACATTTCAGGTGCTTGATTCTATACTGGGAAGTGGAATGTCATCGCGCTTATTCCAGGAAGTAAGGGAAAAGCAGGGGTTAGTTTACTCTGTTTATTCGTTTAATTCTAGCTACACCGACACAGGAATTCTCTCCATTTTTGCTGGTACAGATAGTAGCAACTTAGACAAACTCTTAAAGTCCATAACGATGGAGCTAAAGAAATTGTCTACAGATGATCTGAAGGAAGAAGAAGTCAATAGAGTAAAAGAGCGAGTAAAATCACAAATTTTGATGTCGCGCGAAAGTGTCAGCTCTCGTGCTGAAGCTTTAGGGCGCTACTATGGCAACCATAATAGGTATATCAGTAAAAATGAACTAATAGAAAAAACTAGTGCGGTTACCACTACTGACGTGAGAAAAGCAGCAGAAGAGTTATTATCTCAGCACGAGAAAACCACTTTAGCTGTGATTGGAGAAATTAAATCTTTGCCAAGCTACGATAAAGTGATTTCTATGCTTAGAGCTTAG
- a CDS encoding superoxide dismutase, whose amino-acid sequence MSFTLPELPYDKAALEPYISAKTLDFHYDKHHKGYLNKLNELVESTDYQHVKIEELITKVHGNSDRVPIFNNAAQVWNHTFYWSSMKKNGGGKPKDDSFLAKKIQDDIGSFDKFYEEFSSYGISQFGSGWVWLVLEKGKLKITKTPNADLPLIYDQVPLLTMDVWEHAYYLDCQNRRVDYIKVFLDHLINWDFAEENLKKNT is encoded by the coding sequence ATGAGTTTCACTTTACCTGAATTACCATACGATAAGGCAGCTTTAGAGCCTTACATATCTGCAAAGACTTTAGATTTTCATTATGATAAACACCATAAAGGGTATTTGAACAAGCTCAACGAGCTGGTTGAAAGTACGGATTATCAACATGTGAAAATTGAGGAATTAATAACAAAAGTTCATGGCAATAGCGACAGAGTGCCTATATTTAACAACGCAGCTCAAGTTTGGAACCACACTTTTTATTGGAGCTCAATGAAAAAAAATGGCGGTGGTAAACCTAAAGATGATAGTTTTCTGGCAAAAAAAATTCAAGATGATATCGGTAGCTTCGATAAATTTTACGAGGAATTTTCGAGTTATGGAATAAGCCAATTTGGTAGTGGATGGGTGTGGTTAGTGCTTGAAAAAGGGAAGCTCAAAATTACCAAAACTCCAAATGCAGATCTGCCATTAATTTATGACCAAGTTCCACTGCTCACTATGGATGTTTGGGAGCACGCTTACTATTTAGATTGCCAAAATCGTAGAGTTGACTATATAAAAGTTTTCCTTGATCACTTGATCAATTGGGACTTTGCAGAAGAAAATTTGAAAAAGAATACATAA
- a CDS encoding porin: protein MKLRYCLVTLLLLLLSQNDASARVILDKGISYAELDGKVDLRFGYAFNKDSFNTKPRDKISSYSYLRFLYLQQVYPNTQMGVNARVGVSSIANMRALDIEKLDMEEWYFIIKNQGLGSIEYGKKSLVSQSMLINTSKIHVAAGGINGHWTNYANLRGSKGTGAGYDKDRVFWVKPNIYSNYNGLELKLKQLAISYISPEIYNFQLGFSYVPGKNNLHYSNLVAAGFSYKNSLSDDINLTAALTGEFAKENLTDCSDGTCEGYKCLNQLLHWNVGLKLKLFDLDCIASYGNGGKSGQKCNPETNNTYYMNAGVAYRSDSCKLSLTYFNSGRNIASKGTNKLTSYALSLENSFFMGTSYYLDIVKFNAAEPIEESNNNSGYVLLAGLKLSF, encoded by the coding sequence GTGAAATTGAGATACTGCTTAGTGACACTGCTTTTATTATTGCTTTCGCAAAATGACGCTAGTGCCAGGGTAATTCTGGATAAGGGAATATCTTATGCAGAGCTGGACGGAAAAGTAGATTTGAGGTTTGGTTATGCTTTTAACAAAGATTCTTTCAATACTAAGCCCAGAGATAAAATTTCAAGTTATTCATACTTGCGTTTCCTCTATTTACAACAAGTTTATCCAAATACTCAAATGGGAGTGAATGCTAGAGTGGGGGTTTCTAGTATTGCAAACATGAGGGCATTGGACATAGAAAAGTTAGACATGGAGGAATGGTATTTTATCATTAAAAATCAGGGGCTTGGATCAATTGAATATGGCAAAAAAAGTTTGGTCAGCCAGAGCATGTTGATCAATACCTCAAAAATTCATGTGGCTGCTGGCGGAATAAATGGTCACTGGACAAATTATGCAAATTTGCGTGGCAGTAAGGGTACCGGCGCTGGGTATGACAAAGACAGGGTCTTTTGGGTTAAACCCAATATTTATAGCAATTATAACGGACTTGAACTAAAGTTAAAACAACTAGCAATAAGCTATATCTCTCCTGAAATTTACAATTTTCAATTGGGATTCAGTTATGTTCCAGGGAAGAATAACTTACATTATAGCAATCTAGTTGCTGCTGGCTTTTCCTATAAGAATAGCCTATCAGATGATATAAATCTTACTGCTGCTTTAACTGGTGAATTTGCAAAGGAGAATTTAACTGATTGCTCAGACGGAACTTGTGAAGGTTATAAATGCCTTAATCAACTACTACACTGGAATGTCGGGTTGAAACTCAAATTGTTTGATCTTGATTGCATTGCTTCATATGGCAATGGTGGTAAATCCGGTCAGAAATGCAATCCTGAAACAAATAATACATACTACATGAATGCAGGTGTCGCTTACCGTTCTGATTCCTGCAAATTGAGTTTAACATATTTCAATAGTGGTCGAAATATTGCAAGCAAAGGCACGAACAAGTTAACATCGTATGCTTTAAGCCTTGAAAATTCTTTTTTCATGGGCACTTCATATTATTTAGATATTGTAAAGTTTAATGCTGCAGAGCCAATCGAAGAGTCCAACAACAACTCAGGTTATGTGCTTTTGGCTGGGCTGAAGTTGAGTTTTTAA
- a CDS encoding cation:dicarboxylate symporter family transporter encodes MLQLLTLLVIITSVVFFGHLVPIEAKTFLYSLSLSIKEILLFIMPLIVFALIFSSINNLKQSAIKFILLLIIAIFLSNLTSSLIAYSIGHFVLQSTHSIQDITYEETIAPLWLFKLPALISNFHALAYGALSGIVASVFLPKKSKELSHKMSGLTLFILKVFLIPVIPVFVLGLALKMQHDQVLSIIFKDCSIIFVIITSAVYFYIFLLYGAANSFKITRWITSIGNMMPAFITAMSTMSSNAAMPLTLEGSKKNVKQSEVVSSIVPITAGFHLVGDCFFIIILSMVITSGYALSTTDYVTFLLYFLLFKFAIVAVPAGGIMVMLPILERYLQFSPEMLSLITALYVVFDPIITSANVMGNGAFTMMFTKLYDKLK; translated from the coding sequence ATGCTACAGCTACTAACTTTACTTGTTATTATCACTTCAGTTGTATTTTTTGGTCATCTAGTTCCAATAGAAGCAAAAACCTTCTTGTACTCATTGAGCTTAAGCATCAAAGAAATTTTGCTATTCATAATGCCTCTTATTGTTTTTGCATTAATCTTTAGCAGTATCAATAATCTTAAGCAGTCGGCTATAAAGTTCATATTGCTGCTTATTATAGCGATTTTTTTATCGAATCTGACTTCAAGTTTAATCGCTTATTCGATTGGGCATTTCGTTCTACAGAGCACTCATTCAATACAGGATATAACATACGAAGAAACAATAGCTCCTTTGTGGTTATTTAAACTGCCCGCGCTGATTTCTAACTTTCATGCTCTCGCTTATGGGGCTTTATCTGGCATAGTTGCGTCTGTATTTCTACCAAAGAAAAGTAAAGAACTTTCGCACAAAATGTCAGGTTTAACTCTGTTTATTCTAAAAGTCTTTTTGATACCAGTTATTCCAGTATTTGTACTTGGGCTGGCTTTAAAGATGCAACATGATCAGGTCTTATCTATAATATTTAAAGATTGCTCAATAATCTTTGTTATTATAACATCCGCAGTTTACTTTTACATTTTTCTCCTATATGGAGCAGCAAATTCGTTCAAAATTACAAGGTGGATAACTAGTATAGGTAATATGATGCCGGCATTTATTACTGCAATGAGCACAATGTCTAGTAATGCAGCTATGCCGCTTACTCTCGAAGGAAGCAAAAAAAATGTAAAGCAATCTGAAGTAGTATCCTCTATTGTACCAATAACTGCCGGCTTTCATTTAGTAGGTGATTGCTTTTTTATTATCATATTATCGATGGTAATAACTTCCGGCTATGCATTATCCACAACAGACTACGTAACTTTCCTTCTCTATTTTTTATTGTTTAAGTTTGCTATCGTTGCGGTTCCAGCAGGAGGAATTATGGTAATGCTACCTATTCTTGAGAGATATCTTCAATTCTCTCCAGAGATGCTCTCATTAATTACAGCATTATATGTAGTGTTTGATCCAATAATAACTTCAGCAAATGTTATGGGTAATGGCGCCTTTACTATGATGTTTACAAAGCTCTATGATAAGCTTAAATAA
- the tsaB gene encoding tRNA (adenosine(37)-N6)-threonylcarbamoyltransferase complex dimerization subunit type 1 TsaB: MSILAIDTVGSGSSIAIVDHDGKCLVEHNSTSNSHAESFFQILDTLFSKHTYNYNKIDYLVVVVGPGSFTGIRVGISAAKGINLAINKPLYGVSALEVQAYAISLLCANSKKNIRAIIKNVKGFYTQLFDFSLLPLSHPTVALDISGSQCPDTGTTNNNCITYMDCNLSALNASHAGLLAQYKLENKQKFGEVEALYLNEPQYMKLL; the protein is encoded by the coding sequence ATGTCCATTTTAGCAATTGATACTGTAGGTTCTGGTAGTTCAATAGCAATAGTTGATCATGATGGCAAGTGTTTAGTAGAACACAATTCCACCAGCAATAGCCACGCAGAATCTTTTTTTCAAATTTTAGATACTCTGTTCAGTAAGCACACCTATAACTACAATAAAATAGACTATTTAGTGGTAGTGGTTGGACCTGGAAGTTTTACTGGAATCAGAGTTGGTATATCAGCTGCAAAAGGCATAAATCTTGCTATAAATAAGCCATTATATGGAGTTAGTGCACTGGAAGTTCAGGCGTACGCAATATCGTTGCTTTGTGCAAATAGCAAAAAAAATATCAGAGCTATAATTAAAAATGTTAAAGGGTTTTACACGCAGTTATTTGATTTCAGTTTATTACCGCTATCACACCCAACCGTAGCGCTTGACATTTCTGGATCCCAGTGTCCAGATACTGGGACAACAAACAATAACTGCATCACATATATGGATTGCAATCTATCCGCATTAAATGCTAGCCACGCAGGACTATTAGCCCAGTATAAGCTAGAAAACAAACAAAAGTTCGGTGAAGTTGAAGCTCTGTATTTAAATGAGCCTCAGTATATGAAATTATTATGA
- a CDS encoding AAA family ATPase: MINVNTKKQITGVFVYIIGFLGSGKLSTAIELSNMIDALIVNSNLFNNAQVRSVYDNIFEYDQIPKEVQDRMYNIAQIMLQAIEAYPVHSKNYIFIDELMQNSDYNVRMYNSVAELSRRMNTKILPVMLRCDLHTLQKRIKLKRQRENRRATNISGIIEKFRTRNLFIPPNAMEIENSNMSVKEVAEEIKRQIYRLSQIDRVYVKG, from the coding sequence ATGATAAACGTTAATACAAAGAAACAGATAACAGGAGTTTTCGTATATATTATTGGCTTTTTAGGGAGTGGTAAGCTTTCTACAGCAATAGAATTATCTAACATGATAGATGCACTGATTGTAAACAGCAACTTATTTAACAACGCTCAAGTTCGCTCTGTATATGATAATATCTTTGAATATGATCAAATCCCTAAAGAAGTCCAAGATAGAATGTATAACATTGCACAAATTATGCTTCAGGCAATAGAAGCTTATCCAGTTCATTCAAAAAATTATATATTTATTGACGAATTAATGCAAAATAGTGACTACAACGTGAGAATGTACAATTCAGTGGCAGAGCTTAGCAGAAGAATGAATACAAAAATCCTTCCTGTAATGCTCAGGTGCGATCTACATACACTACAAAAACGCATTAAATTAAAAAGACAGAGGGAAAATAGGAGGGCAACTAACATAAGTGGCATTATAGAAAAATTCAGGACGCGTAATCTATTTATACCACCTAATGCCATGGAAATAGAAAATTCAAACATGAGTGTAAAGGAGGTAGCTGAGGAAATAAAACGTCAGATATACAGACTTAGTCAAATTGATAGAGTGTACGTAAAAGGGTAA
- a CDS encoding class II aldolase/adducin family protein: MLLTKSKVKRDLAYAYQILSYLKLDDHTYTHLSVRSEDQKSFYIYPFGIRFNEVSENSLMKVSFDGDVIEGKEYQYNKTGYIIHGFIYQARKDIQAIFHLHTPSIVAVSSLKDGLLPINQWALHFYNKVSYHDYNSLALDNEEGKRLIADLKGNFVMLMRNHGSITCGRTIQEAMFYTYHLEQACKTQCLTLAMNRELSIPSEEICSKTVKDLLSFESNLGERDWHAWIRLIKNRS; the protein is encoded by the coding sequence GTGTTGTTAACAAAGAGCAAGGTAAAAAGGGACCTAGCCTATGCTTATCAGATTTTGTCTTACCTTAAGCTAGACGATCATACATACACTCACCTTTCAGTGCGTTCTGAAGACCAGAAATCTTTTTATATTTATCCATTTGGTATACGCTTTAATGAAGTAAGTGAAAATTCATTAATGAAAGTGTCATTTGATGGAGATGTAATTGAGGGAAAAGAATATCAATATAATAAAACTGGCTATATAATTCACGGTTTTATTTATCAAGCAAGGAAAGACATTCAAGCGATTTTTCACCTTCATACACCCTCTATTGTGGCAGTTTCCTCTCTTAAAGATGGACTACTCCCAATAAATCAATGGGCACTGCACTTTTATAATAAGGTATCTTACCATGATTATAATTCCCTAGCGCTTGATAATGAGGAAGGAAAAAGATTAATAGCTGACTTGAAAGGAAATTTTGTGATGTTGATGCGCAATCATGGATCTATAACATGTGGCAGGACTATACAGGAAGCAATGTTTTATACATATCACTTGGAACAAGCATGCAAGACTCAATGTTTAACATTAGCGATGAACAGGGAATTATCAATTCCAAGTGAAGAAATTTGTTCAAAAACTGTAAAGGATCTTTTGTCTTTTGAAAGCAATCTTGGTGAGAGAGATTGGCACGCATGGATCAGATTAATTAAAAATAGGTCATAA